From a single Lolium rigidum isolate FL_2022 chromosome 7, APGP_CSIRO_Lrig_0.1, whole genome shotgun sequence genomic region:
- the LOC124671641 gene encoding probable carboxylesterase 2, which translates to MEIEFDMPNFLRVHKSGRVDRLGGTETVPPSPSGDPANGVASKDIVLDPAANITARLYLPDAAAEPGPGPSKKFPVVVFFHGGAFFIESTASPIYHRYAASLAAAVPAVVVSVEYRLAPEHPLPAAYDDAFAALKAVVAACRPDGAEPWLAAHGDASRLCLVGDSAGANMAHNTAIRLRKEPIDGYGDRVSGVALLHSYFWGTQRMGCEPLCFPFDMDRVWDVACGGRFGRDHPYINPAASPEEWRQLGCGRVLVTTAELCWFVERARAYPEGIKACGWEGEIELYETKGEEHTYFLFKPDGENAAKELAVVADFVRRSGAELR; encoded by the coding sequence ATGGAGATCGAGTTCGACATGCCCAATTTCCTGCGCGTGCACAAGAGCGGCCGCGTCGACCGTTTGGGCGGCACAGAGACCGTCCCACCCTCCCCCTCTGGGGATCCTGCCAACGGCGTTGCCTCCAAGGACATCGTCCTAGACCCTGCGGCCAACATCACCGCCCGCCTCTACCTCCCCGACGCGGCGGCGGAGCCCGGGCCCGGGCCCAGCAAGAAGTTCCCCGTCGTTGTCTTCTTCCACGGCGGCGCTTTCTTTATCGAAAGCACAGCCTCCCCCATCTACCACAGGTACgccgcctccctcgccgccgcggtCCCCGCCGTCGTCGTATCAGTTGAGTACCGCCTCGCCCCGGAGCACCCTCTCCCCGCGGCCTACGACGACGCCTTTGCTGCCCTCAAGGCGGTCGTCGCCGCGTGCCGCCCGGACGGCGCCGAGCCCTGGCTCGCCGCGCACGGCGACGCGTCTCGGCTGTGCCTCGTCGGCGACAGCGCTGGCGCCAACATGGCGCACAACACGGCGATAAGGCTGCGGAAGGAACCCATCGACGGCTACGGCGACAGGGTAAGCGGGGTGGCGCTGCTGCACTCCTACTTCTGGGGGACACAACGGATGGGCTGCGAGCCCTTGTGCTTCCCCTTCGACATGGATCGCGTGTGGGATGTGGCCTGCGGTGGCAGATTCGGCCGCGACCACCCGTACATCAACCCGGCGGCGTCGCCGGAGGAGTGGAGGCAGCTCGGGTGCGGCCGCGTGCTGGTCACCACGGCGGAGCTGTGCTGGTTCGTGGAGAGGGCGCGCGCGTACCCGGAGGGGATCAAGGCGTGCGGGTGGGAGGGCGAGATCGAGTTGTACGAGACCAAGGGCGAGGAGCATACCTACTTCCTGTTCAAACCCGACGGCGAGAATGCCGCCAAggagctcgccgtcgtcgccgattTCGTCAGGCGCTCCGGAGCTGAGCTTAGGTGA